The Candidatus Margulisiibacteriota bacterium genomic sequence CCAAAGAGGGGGTCAGCGACGCGGAGATCAACCAGCAGGTCCATGAGCTCAACAGGCAACTGGCTGAATTTAAGCGGGTCAACCTGGTCATTCGCCGCCGCGAGCTCCCCAAGACCAGGCTGCTTAAGATCAAAAGATTGGCGGTGAAAAAGGAGCTGGCTGATGGGAAATGAACAAGAGATCATTACCCTGATCGCCAAAGTGATCAAGGTCCCCCAGGAAAAGATTGGACTTGAGACCGATATTTTTCAGGATCTGGGGGTAGATTCGCTATTGGGAGTGGAGATCTTTGCCGCATTGGATAAAAAGTACAACCTCGATATCCCCGAAAGCCGCTTAGAAAACATTACGACCGTGGGGGATATTGTTGATTTGGTCGCGGAACTACGAGCCAAGCCCGCGCAATAAATTACGCGGTTAAATCTAATAGATTACTTTATTCAACGGATATTCGACTATCCCTTTCGCCCCCGCTTTTTTAAGTTTAGGGATCAGATCCCGCATGACGCTTTCGTCAAGAATGGTATCGACGTCGACCCAGTCGGGATCAGAAAGCTCGGCGATTGTGGGGGTCTGCAGGGCGGGGAGGATCGCCAGGATCGTTCGCAGGCGGCTCTTGA encodes the following:
- a CDS encoding acyl carrier protein; amino-acid sequence: MGNEQEIITLIAKVIKVPQEKIGLETDIFQDLGVDSLLGVEIFAALDKKYNLDIPESRLENITTVGDIVDLVAELRAKPAQ